The genome window AGGAATGCCCGTCTGCCCGTGGGCTGAGTTCATCAAGCAGCGTGCACAGGCCGTGGACGACTTCCAGGTTGGTCCTTTCATTCCAACCGCCTACGTTATAGGTGGCCCCTGGCACGCCGGCTTCAAGCATTCTGCGTATGGCATCGCAATGGTCGCCCACGTAAAGCCAATCGCGGCGCTGCAATCCATCGCCGTAGATAGGCAGCGGTTTGCCGGCGAATGCGTTGTGAATCACCAGCGGAATCAGTTTCTCGGGAAATTGCAGCGGACCGTAGTTGTTAGAACAATTCGACGTCAATACCGGCAGACCGTAGGTCTGATGGTATGCGCGGACCAGATGATCGCTGGCTGCCTTGCTTGCCGAATAGGGGCTGTTCGGCGCGTAACAGGTCTGCTCCGTAAATGGCGGATCGCCAGCGGCGAGCGAGCCGTAAACCTCGTCGGTTGAGACGTGCAAAAAGCGGAAATCAGTTTTGGCGCTGCCGTCTAGCGCCGTCCAGTAATGGCGAGCCGCTTCAAGTAAATGGAAGGTGCCAACAATATTGGCTTGGACAAATGAGCCCGGGTCGGCAATGGAGCGGTCGACATGGGTCTCGGCGGCAAAGTTGATCAGGGCGCGCGGTTGGTGAGCCTGCAGCAGGCGCAACATCGCGTCTTGGTCAGCGATGTCGCCTTGGACAAAATCGTGTCGCGGATCGTCTTGCAAGGATGCAAGATTGTCCAGGTTGCCTGCATACGTAAGCTTATCCAGCGTGACGACCGGCTCGTTGTGATGCGCAAGCCAGTCCAACACGAAGTTGGAACCGATGAAGCCGGCACCGCCGGTGACAAGAATACTCATATACCTCAAGCCTTTACGACTGATGGCGGCTGATCAGTCCCGGCTGTGGACTATCGGCGCGCCTGGGCGCCTGCCCAAAACGTATCTTTCTGCCCTGCATGCTGGTTTATACAACGCGCCAGCACGAACATCAGGTCTGACAGCCGGTTCAAATATTGGCGGACCGGCGGGTTCACATTGTCCACTTTTGCCAACGCCACCACGGCGCGTTCTGCGCGCCGGCACACCGTACGCGCCACGTGGGCTTGTGCAGCGCCACGCGTACCGCCAGGCAGGATGAATTCGCGCAGGGGCGGCAGAGCGGCGTTGTAGTGGGCCAGGCGCGCATCCAGGTGCGCGATCTGCTCGTCTTTGACGGCCGTATGGCCTGGAATGCAAAGCTCGGCGCCCATGTCGAACAGGTCGTGTTGAATCGTCAGGAGATCTGTGGATATGTCGGCTGGCAGGGATTCTGTCAGCAGCAGGCCGATGACGCTGTTCAGCTCATCTACATCGCCCATTGCGGCGATTCTGGGGGCATCCTTCGGCGTGCGTGATCCGTCCCCCAGGCCAGTTGTGCCGTCGTCCCCCGTGCGGGTGGCAATGACAGATAAGCGGTTGGCCATGGAAATTCCTGATTGGGGTGTGGAAGAAGGCAGGTTTGCGTCAGGCGGTAAGCATTTACGGCCAAGCGGGGCAGGTTCGCAAACATCGGTCAGAACTGTTTCGTTCTACTGCCGGAACTGTTTCATAACGGCGGTATCCTAGCATTGTGGAAAGCAGGTACGGTGCAGGTTCCGGCCGCCGGCTTTCGCTGTCAATGGAGGATGCCGTATGGCTTTTGACCGCAAATATGCAATGCCCATGGCTGTCGCTGCCGCGATAGCGGTTGTTACGGTGGCTGCGCCGCTGGCGTTCGCCCAACAAGCCGATGCGAGCGGAGAAGTCCGCCGGGTAGACCCCGCTGCAGGCAAGGTGACGATCAAGCATGACGAAATCAAGGCGTTGGACCTGCCTGCGATGACGTTGGTCTATGACGCCGATCCTGCCTTGCTGGTCAAGATCAAGGCGGGCGACAAGGTCCGCTTCACGGCTACCCGCAAGGATGGGAAATACGTCGTGACGGCGATCGCGAACTGATCAATACCGCCGCCAGGAAAAAACGCCGTTTATCGCATTGCGATAAACGGCGTTTTGCCAGATGGAGGGCGCGGGTTACAGCACGTAGCGCGCCAGGTCCTGGCTGCTGGCGGCTTCTGCCAGTTGCGCGTTCACGTAGGCCGCGTCGATCTTCACGCTCTTGTCGCTGCTGGCGGTAGCGTCAAACGACAGTTCGTCCAGCAACTTTTCCATCACGGTGTACAGGCGGCGGGCGCCGATGTTCTCAGTGGTTTCGTTCACGTCGAAAGCCAGCTCGGCCAGGCGGCGCACGCCTTCTTCGGTGAATTCCAGCTGCACGTCTTCGGTGGCCATCAGCGCCGTGTACTGCTTGGTCAGGGACGCGTCCGTGTCGGACAGAATGCGGACGAAGTCTTCGGCGGTCAGCGATTCCAGTTCAACGCGGATCGGGAAGCGGCCTTGCAGTTCCGGAATCAAATCCGACGGGCGGGCAAGGTGGAAAGCGCCAGAGGCGATAAACAGGATGTGATCGGTACGAACCATGCCGTAACGCGTGTTGACGGTGGTGCCTTCAACCAGCGGCAGCAGATCGCGCTGCACGCCCTGGCGCGACACGTCGGCGCCGCCGGACTCCTGGCGGGCCGCAATCTTGTCGATTTCGTCCAGGAAGACAATGCCGTTCTGTTCGACATTGTTAATGGCCACGGTGCGCAGATCTTCTTCGTTGACGCGCTTGGCGGCTTCTTCGTCGACGATCAGCTTGAAGGCTTCACGCACCTTCATTTTCTTGGGTTTTTTCTTGTCACGCGCCATGCCGGCGAACATGCCGCGCAGCTGCTCGGCCATCTCTTCCATGCCGGGGGGCGCCATGACGTCCATTTGCGGCGCGGCTTGGGCGACTTCGATCTCGATTTCCAGATCGTCGATCTTGCCTTCGCGCAGGCGCTTCCTGAAGGTCTGGCGGGCGCTGTTGTCTTCGCCGCGTTCCGGCTCGCCGGAGGCGCCGCGCGCGGGCGGCACCAGGGCGTCCAGGATGCGGTCTTCGGCGGCGTCTTCGGCCTGGGTGCGCACGCGGCGCATTTCCAATTCACGCGTTTGCTTGATCGAGTATTCGGTCAAGTCGCGGATGATGGTGTCGACGTCGCGGCCGACGTAGCCCACTTCGGTGAACTTGGTGGCTTCGATCTTGATGAAGGGCGCGTTGGCCAGCTTGGCCAGTCGGCGAGCGATTTCGGTCTTGCCCACGCCGGTGGGGCCGATCATCAGGATGTTCTTGGGGTGGATCTCTTGGCGCAGAGGCTCGGCGACCTGCTGGCGGCGCCAGCGGTTGCGTAGCGCCACGGCAACCGCGCGCTTGGCGCGGTTCTGGCCGACGATGTACTTGTCGAGTTCGGAGACGATCTCTCCGGGCGTCATGTTGGATGCGGACATGAGGGCGAATCCTTGAAGCTGGTGGCGGGCTGGGGAGACGGCCGCGGCGCAAGGGGGGAAGCCCCGCGCACCGCGTGACGGGCGTCAGTCACCCAGCGTTTCGATGACGTGGTTCTGATTGGTGTAGATGCAGAGGTCGCCGGCGATTTCCAGCGATTGCTTGACGACGACTTCAGGTGGCAGCTCGGTGTTGCGCAGCAGCGCCAGTGCGGCCGATTGGGCGTAGGCGCCGCCGGAGCCGATGGCAGCCAGGCCATGCTCGGGTTCCAGCACGTCGCCGTTGCCGGTCAGCACCAGCGTGTGTTCGGCGTCGGCCACGATCAGCATGGCTTCCAGCCGGCGCAGGACGCGGTCGGTGCGCCAGTCGCGGGTCAGTTCGACCGCCGCACGCATCAAATTGCCCTGATGCTTTTCCAGCTTCGCTTCGAAGCGTTCCTGCAGCGTGAAGGCATCAGCAGTGGCGCCGGCGAAACCGGCCAGTATCTTGTCGTGGTACAGACGGCGGATCTTGCGGGCCGTGCCCTTGACGACGATGTTGCCCAGGGTGACCTGGCCGTCGCCGCCGAGCGCGACGCGATTGCCGCGGCGTACACACAAGATGGTGGTGGCGTGAAATTGTTCCATGCGTTCCTTCCTTTGAAAGAACTAGCTGGGGGCGGTTATGCGGAAATCAAGGGAAAAGGGACCTTGCCCCCACGCCGCGCGCGCTTCGAGTGCTTGCTGCCAAATAAAAAAGGCTATGCCGGAAACCAGCATAGCCCTTCAGGCATGGCCAAAATAACGGGACGGATTAGTCGCCGTACAGCTTTTGGCGCATTTCGCGGCGTTCCTGCGCTTCCAGCGACAGGGTGGCCGTGGGGCGCGCCAACAGGCGGGGTACGCCGATGGGTTCGCCCGTTTCTTCACACCAGCCGTATTCGCCGCTGTCGATGCGGGCGATGGACTGTTGCACCTTCTTCAGCAGCTTGCGCTCGCGGTCGCGGGTGCGCAGCTCCAGGGCGTGTTCTTCCTCGATGGTTGCGCGGTCGGCGGGATCGGGCACGAACTGCGTTTCGCGCAGGTGCTCAGTGGTCTCGCCGGCGTTGGCCAGGATGTCCTGTTCGAGTTGTTTGAGCCGTTCTTTGAAGAAAGCCAGTTGGCGTTCATTCATATAGTCGGACTCGGGCATGGCCAGCAATTCCTTCTCGCTGGGCAGATCAATCGCCGTATCGCTCGTCGACTTGCTTGATTTTTTGGTTGCTGCCTTGGTAGCCATGAAAACACTCCACTATGAATCGATCCTGGCGCGGGCGTCCTTTCCCGGTCCGTGTTGCTGGTTGACTACGCTATCCGTACCTCACAGTACTGCCTTCGTCGCATTGCGTCACGTCGGGAAGGGGGATTACCCCGCCAGGCACTGCTCCAAGCCCCGGGTGAAAATCTCCTGGGGCAGCTTACGTCCGATGAATACCATCTTGGTGGACGGTTTTTCGGCCGCGGTCCACGGCTTGCCGGGTTCGGCGCCCATCATCATGTGTACACCCTGGAACAACATGCGGCGGTTGATGCCCTTCATGTACAGGATGCCCTTGTAGCGCATCAGGTCGGGACCATAGACCTGCACAACGCCGCCAAGGAATTCCTCAAGACGTGCGGGATCGAACGGCTTGTTGGAACGGAACACAAACGCGCCGATTTCGTCGTCGTGCTGGTGATGGTGATGATGGTGGGCATGATTGCATTGCGCCCCGCAATCGCCTTCATGGTCGTGATCATGGTCATGGTCATGGTCATGGCCGTGATCGTGTCCGTGGTCATGACCATGGTCATGGGCGGCGTCGGGGTGTTCATCGGCCAGGAACTGCGGGTCGATGTCCAGAATGGAATTCAGATTGAAGCCGCTGATGTCGATGATGGACTTCAGGTCGACTTCGCCGAAGTTGACCGGCGTGATCGGCGCGCGCGGGTTCATGTGAACCAGGCGGTGGCGCAGCGCTTCGTAGTCGACTTCGTTGACCAGGTCTCGCTTCGAGATCAGGATGCGATCGGCAAAACCGACCTGCTTCTGGGCTTCGGGCTGCGCGTCGAGGGTGGCCATGCCGTGCTTGGCATCAACCACGGTAACCACCGCATCCAGGCGGTAGTACTCGGCGATGTCGTCATCCATGAAGAACGTCTGGCAGACGGGGCCGGGGTTGGCCATGCCAGTCGTTTCCAGAATGACGCGTTCAAATTTCAGTTCGCCGGCTTCGCGTTTGACGCGCAGCTCGGACAGGGTGCGCATCAAATCGCCACGCACCGTGCAGCAGACGCAGCCGTTGGACAGTTCGATGATTTCTTCATCGCTGTCTTGCACAAGCAGGTCGTTGTCGATGCTTTCCGGTCCGAATTCGTTTTCGATGACCGCAACGCGGCGGCCGTGAAATTCGGTCAGGATACGTTTGAGCAGGGTGGTCTTTCCCGCACCGAGAAAACCGGTGAGGATGGTGACGGGAACCATTTTGTCCAAACTGCGCGGGGTGTTCATGGCGAAGCTGCTAGCGTGAAGTCAAGGCGTTAAACATAAGACCCGAAAAAAGGTGTCTTACGAAGACCCGGCAGGGTGTGTTGCAAGGCTGCCGGATGATGTTTGCCACAGGCTGCGTAAGCCGCCGATAGCGGCCGGACGCAGGATTACAGCACAGTCGGGGGCAGGGGGCAAACCCCGGGTCAACCCAGGGGCGATAGCTGTCCGGATCGCGGCTGTACACCGTCAAGTATCGGGCGATATCACTATTTTGGGGCGGATTTCCGAATTTCAAGGGTGGAACCCGCCCTTGAGATTGGCGGCCTGCAAGCCGGCCATGTGGCTGGCATGTTGCACCCGGCGGATGAGATCCGCCGGCGTGGTTAATGCTTAATGATGATGATGGTGGTCATGCCCGGCGTCCGCCGGTTGTTTCTGCTGGCATTGAGGGCACAGCGCTCGGATTTCCGTTTCGTGCGTGGCCAGGGCGTAACCCGTTTGGGCGACACGTTCGGCCAGTTGGCGGCTCATGGCGGGATCGGAAATTTCGGCCACTGCGCCGCAACCTGTACAGACTACCAGCAGGTCATGCGGGGCGCCGCCGGCGTCATGACAGGCGCTCCAGGCGTTGACGGCGTCCAGCCGGTGTATCAGGCCTTCGTCCATCAGAAAGTCCAGGGCGCGATATACGGTCGGAGGCGCGGCGCCGGGGTGTACGGCGCGCATGGCGTCCAGCAATTCGTACGCCTTCAAGCTGCGTCCGTGACGCAACAGCAATTCCAGCACCTTGCGGCGGATGGGGGTCAGGCGGCGTCCGCGTTGCTCACACAACGTCTCGGCGACGCTGAGCTGGGCGCCTACGGTGTCGCTGCGGGGGGAACGGGGCGGAGCGGGCATGGCGGGCTTTATCTGAATGGAAGACGCGCGCAACGCGCGCGAGATGCCTGGAAGGTAGCAGAAAACCTTCTTATGCGGGCGAATGCGGCGGAATCAAGCAAGTATGGTTATGATATAACATAATGAATTCTGGCTTCACGGCTTTTCTTTGCGGTTCGCCCTGCGTTTCCTTATGTCTCACTTTTCGCTTCTGCCCGCGCGGCCTGGCGCTGCATCGCGGCAAGCCCCCCCGCCCCGTTCTGCATTTCTGGTCTCCGCCTGGCGGCGCATGGCGTTTGCGCTGCTTGCCGCC of Achromobacter seleniivolatilans contains these proteins:
- the rfbB gene encoding dTDP-glucose 4,6-dehydratase, with product MSILVTGGAGFIGSNFVLDWLAHHNEPVVTLDKLTYAGNLDNLASLQDDPRHDFVQGDIADQDAMLRLLQAHQPRALINFAAETHVDRSIADPGSFVQANIVGTFHLLEAARHYWTALDGSAKTDFRFLHVSTDEVYGSLAAGDPPFTEQTCYAPNSPYSASKAASDHLVRAYHQTYGLPVLTSNCSNNYGPLQFPEKLIPLVIHNAFAGKPLPIYGDGLQRRDWLYVGDHCDAIRRMLEAGVPGATYNVGGWNERTNLEVVHGLCTLLDELSPRADGHSYATQIVHVTDRPGHDRRYAVDATLLQRELGWIPAETFDSGIRKTVRWYLDHPQWVARITSGAYRQPPAGCAQAETA
- a CDS encoding cob(I)yrinic acid a,c-diamide adenosyltransferase, with amino-acid sequence MANRLSVIATRTGDDGTTGLGDGSRTPKDAPRIAAMGDVDELNSVIGLLLTESLPADISTDLLTIQHDLFDMGAELCIPGHTAVKDEQIAHLDARLAHYNAALPPLREFILPGGTRGAAQAHVARTVCRRAERAVVALAKVDNVNPPVRQYLNRLSDLMFVLARCINQHAGQKDTFWAGAQARR
- a CDS encoding copper-binding protein, translated to MAFDRKYAMPMAVAAAIAVVTVAAPLAFAQQADASGEVRRVDPAAGKVTIKHDEIKALDLPAMTLVYDADPALLVKIKAGDKVRFTATRKDGKYVVTAIAN
- the hslU gene encoding ATP-dependent protease ATPase subunit HslU, which gives rise to MSASNMTPGEIVSELDKYIVGQNRAKRAVAVALRNRWRRQQVAEPLRQEIHPKNILMIGPTGVGKTEIARRLAKLANAPFIKIEATKFTEVGYVGRDVDTIIRDLTEYSIKQTRELEMRRVRTQAEDAAEDRILDALVPPARGASGEPERGEDNSARQTFRKRLREGKIDDLEIEIEVAQAAPQMDVMAPPGMEEMAEQLRGMFAGMARDKKKPKKMKVREAFKLIVDEEAAKRVNEEDLRTVAINNVEQNGIVFLDEIDKIAARQESGGADVSRQGVQRDLLPLVEGTTVNTRYGMVRTDHILFIASGAFHLARPSDLIPELQGRFPIRVELESLTAEDFVRILSDTDASLTKQYTALMATEDVQLEFTEEGVRRLAELAFDVNETTENIGARRLYTVMEKLLDELSFDATASSDKSVKIDAAYVNAQLAEAASSQDLARYVL
- the hslV gene encoding ATP-dependent protease subunit HslV, giving the protein MEQFHATTILCVRRGNRVALGGDGQVTLGNIVVKGTARKIRRLYHDKILAGFAGATADAFTLQERFEAKLEKHQGNLMRAAVELTRDWRTDRVLRRLEAMLIVADAEHTLVLTGNGDVLEPEHGLAAIGSGGAYAQSAALALLRNTELPPEVVVKQSLEIAGDLCIYTNQNHVIETLGD
- the dksA gene encoding RNA polymerase-binding protein DksA, which gives rise to MATKAATKKSSKSTSDTAIDLPSEKELLAMPESDYMNERQLAFFKERLKQLEQDILANAGETTEHLRETQFVPDPADRATIEEEHALELRTRDRERKLLKKVQQSIARIDSGEYGWCEETGEPIGVPRLLARPTATLSLEAQERREMRQKLYGD
- a CDS encoding CobW family GTP-binding protein; the protein is MNTPRSLDKMVPVTILTGFLGAGKTTLLKRILTEFHGRRVAVIENEFGPESIDNDLLVQDSDEEIIELSNGCVCCTVRGDLMRTLSELRVKREAGELKFERVILETTGMANPGPVCQTFFMDDDIAEYYRLDAVVTVVDAKHGMATLDAQPEAQKQVGFADRILISKRDLVNEVDYEALRHRLVHMNPRAPITPVNFGEVDLKSIIDISGFNLNSILDIDPQFLADEHPDAAHDHGHDHGHDHGHDHDHDHDHDHEGDCGAQCNHAHHHHHHQHDDEIGAFVFRSNKPFDPARLEEFLGGVVQVYGPDLMRYKGILYMKGINRRMLFQGVHMMMGAEPGKPWTAAEKPSTKMVFIGRKLPQEIFTRGLEQCLAG
- a CDS encoding Fur family transcriptional regulator; protein product: MPAPPRSPRSDTVGAQLSVAETLCEQRGRRLTPIRRKVLELLLRHGRSLKAYELLDAMRAVHPGAAPPTVYRALDFLMDEGLIHRLDAVNAWSACHDAGGAPHDLLVVCTGCGAVAEISDPAMSRQLAERVAQTGYALATHETEIRALCPQCQQKQPADAGHDHHHHH